The sequence AGAAAAAAATTGGTGGCGACGGGTGGAGTCGAACCACCGACCTGGCGGGTATGAGCCGCCCGCTCTGACCACCTGAGCCACGTCGCCACTTGCAAGAAGAAATATATCCTTGAACTTTTAATCTGTCAATACTTAAAGTTCTGTTCTTCTCAAAAGAAGTTTGTTTTTTCCATATGATTTCGTAAAATTTCTCAACCTAAAAGATAGGTTTTGGAGGAGAATGTGAGCAAAAGGGTTGTTCTTGCATATTCTGGAGGTCTCGATACATCAGTAATTGTTAGATGGCTAACAGATAGAGGATTTGAGGTAATTACCTACACTGCAGATGTTGGACAAGGCGAGGAACTATCAGAAATCCCAGAAAAAGCCAAACTTTCCGGTGCAGTAGAGGCTATCGTTGATGACGTCAAAGAAGAGTTTGCAAGGGAATACTGCTTACCTTTAATGAGAGCAGGTGCACTTTATGAAGGTAAGTATCCTCTTCTTTCTGCACTATCAAGACCACTTATTGCTAAGAAACTTGTAGAAATTGCTCATGAAACGGGAGCAGATTTTGTTGCCCACGGTTCAACCGGTAAAGGAAACGACCAAGTTAGATTTGAAGCTTCAGTTTGGGCACTCGACCCAGACATTGAAGTTCTTGCCCCAGTAAGGGAGTGGGAATTTAAATCAAGAGAAGAAGAAATAGAATACGCTAAAAAACACGGTATTCCTGTTGTAGCTACAAAAGAAAAGCCTTACTCTTACGATAGAAACCTTTGGGGAGTAGCAATAGAGGCTGGTCCACTTGAAGACCCTTACACAGAACCTCCAGAGGATGCTTTCGTTATCACAAAAAATCCAGTTGACGCACCAAATGAACCAGAGTACGTAGAAATTGAGTTTGAAGAAGGAACACCTGTTGCTATAAATGGAAAAAGGTACGACGAACTTTGGAAACTTATCTGGGATTTAAATGAAATTGCAGGCAAGCACGGCTACGGTAGAGTTGATATGGTTGAAAATAGACTAGTCGGTATAAAGTCAAGAGAAGTTTACGAATCTCCAGCAGGACTTTTATTAATTAGAGCATACGATGAACTTGAAAGCATCGTACTTGATAGATTTACCTACCATTACAAGCAAAGCCACATAAAGCACGAGTATGCAAAACTTGTATACGAAGCCCTTTGGTTTACACCTTTAAAAGAAGCAATTGATGCTTTCAATAACTCTATTGCTCCTTTAGTTTCTGGAAAAGTTAGGTTTAAGCTATTTAAAGGAAATGCACAAATTGTTGGTAGAACATCACCAAACTCTTTATACATTGAAGACCTAGCTACTTATAGTCCAAAAGATTCCTTTGACCATAAAGCAGGAGCTGCTTTTACAAAGGTTTGGAGCTTACCACTAAAAGTTATAGGAAGAGTAAGAAAGGAAAGGAGGAAATAGATGGCGTACGAAGTAGAAAAAAGAAATGAAGTTCTTTATGGTGTAAAGATTTCCTTAGAAGGAGAAGCTTTCGAAAAAGAAGTTAATGACATCTGTAAAGAAATTAGAAAAACAGCTAAAGTTCCTGGTTTTAGACCTGGAAAAGCTCCACTTAACATTATTAAGAAATACTACGAAGAAACTATAAGGGACAGCTTATTAAGAGGTTTTACAGTAAGAGAACTATCTGAGGTAGTAAACAAAGAAAACCTTAAAATGGTTTCCGAACCTGTTGTGGAAGATCTAAACTTTTCTCTAAAAGATGCCAAGTTTGCAACAACAATCGTTTTTGAAGTTAAACCGGAGATAGACCTTAAAGAAGAAGACTACAAAGGAATAAAAGTTAAGAAAACAGTAAGAGAGATTACTGACAAAGATGTTGAAAAAGTAATAGAAGGTATAAGAAATAACCAAGCAAACTTTGTTGATGTAGATAGAGAGGCAAAGGAAAACGATCTTGTAGAACTTGAATACGAAACAACCATTAAAGATGGTGAAGAGGAGAAAACACAAAAAGGAACAATTGCTGTTGTTTTAGGACAAAAACAGCTCTGGCCAGAAGTTGAAAAAGAAGTTTTAGGAAAGAAGACAGGAGAAGAAGGAGAAGCTTCCTTTAAAGCTCCTGAAGACAATAGTTACGGAGAAGCTGCCGGAAAGGAAGTTGTAGTTAAGTTTAAGGTTAAG comes from Desulfurobacteriaceae bacterium and encodes:
- a CDS encoding argininosuccinate synthase, coding for MSKRVVLAYSGGLDTSVIVRWLTDRGFEVITYTADVGQGEELSEIPEKAKLSGAVEAIVDDVKEEFAREYCLPLMRAGALYEGKYPLLSALSRPLIAKKLVEIAHETGADFVAHGSTGKGNDQVRFEASVWALDPDIEVLAPVREWEFKSREEEIEYAKKHGIPVVATKEKPYSYDRNLWGVAIEAGPLEDPYTEPPEDAFVITKNPVDAPNEPEYVEIEFEEGTPVAINGKRYDELWKLIWDLNEIAGKHGYGRVDMVENRLVGIKSREVYESPAGLLLIRAYDELESIVLDRFTYHYKQSHIKHEYAKLVYEALWFTPLKEAIDAFNNSIAPLVSGKVRFKLFKGNAQIVGRTSPNSLYIEDLATYSPKDSFDHKAGAAFTKVWSLPLKVIGRVRKERRK
- the tig gene encoding trigger factor; protein product: MAYEVEKRNEVLYGVKISLEGEAFEKEVNDICKEIRKTAKVPGFRPGKAPLNIIKKYYEETIRDSLLRGFTVRELSEVVNKENLKMVSEPVVEDLNFSLKDAKFATTIVFEVKPEIDLKEEDYKGIKVKKTVREITDKDVEKVIEGIRNNQANFVDVDREAKENDLVELEYETTIKDGEEEKTQKGTIAVVLGQKQLWPEVEKEVLGKKTGEEGEASFKAPEDNSYGEAAGKEVVVKFKVKAVKEKVLPEVDDEFAKKLGFENLEDMKKKIKEDLELSEKLRQQEEVEDQIVDEILKKVEVPVPTSMLDMEIKALIEAEARRLLQLGIDPRQVNPQTLVEMVKPTAEKTVKVKLILEKVAELENIEVSEEDLDNEIKKLADTFFGGDINKAKESLQQNNLIQRIREDVLRQKALDRLIELAEIEEVPAGEDNNEKKEEK